The following is a genomic window from Anticarsia gemmatalis isolate Benzon Research Colony breed Stoneville strain chromosome 22, ilAntGemm2 primary, whole genome shotgun sequence.
CCTGAAATCCTGGCATTGCACCCATTAAACTATaatttagtaggtaggtatctatggcaaatgaaacattttataatatttatactaggtacctacctatagaagaaagaaaaaagtatcGAAAAGTATACCCACATActtattaatcattttttttatacttgcaTCTCCTTGAAGGAGATGCAAGTAAGAAGAGACTCCTTCTTTCGTTTTTGAACGCAAACGGCAAAACGCTGTCAAGTGTCAAAGCGTCATTGCCGTCAGTGTCTGACtataaatacctataaataaaccCAAGTTCgtttaacaataatttcattttcataatttctacaactatttgaaaaagATTGTATCACaggtatttgttattataattatgattcgTTCACCACTCATTGTCAACGATAGTGTTTACAACATAACCTCAAActattttctgttattttagCACAATGGGTGAGAGATACAACATACACAGCCAGCTTGAGCATCTTCAGAGCAAGTACATCGGTACTGGGCACGCCGACACTACTAAATACGAATGGTTGACCAATCAGCATCGGGATTCCTGCTGCAGTTACATGGGACATCCTGACCTCTTAAGTTACTTCGCGATCGTTGAGAATGAGTCTAAAGCTCGAGTGAAGTTCAACCTAATGGAGAGAATGCTTCAACCTTGCGGCCCTCCACCAGAAAAGCCTGAAGATTAATCTTAGTGTGTTTGTTTTAGATGTAAGTGATTGTGTGGTGATTATGTCTCATTGTGCtttttatatcacaataaagtaattaattaaggttaatattgattttatttatgatttttggttgtaattattattgtataactaTTGTTCTAATCATACAATATGGAAAGTGTTCTATTAAACTTGTTAAACAGCCATTTCAGTGCTCTATCTTTCCACCATTCATGTATTAAAgacaaatatatatttcagtttattgttattgtcaCTTTCCATAACAAACTTATGGATAGCAATTTCTGTTGAACTCAGTGAACGATAAATAGGTGGATGGTGGTAAAGCAGAGTAGAATGCAAGTTCAACCTATGTTGATTTATTTCTACAACTTTTCATTGATTGTATATAGTATTGTTAGTAGTAtagtatgtatgtgtaaattTTTCTTAGATTCAAGgagtaggtaaataaaacaacaattaaaaaataactcttCATTGACAATATTTGGTGGGGGGACCATGGAGACCATTATACCCACAAACCTTAAGTAATCTATTCTGAGCAATTAATTATTCTAATGCACTCACAGGTCTGATACagacaatacatttttaaaattgtggTCTTTTAATGTCCCACATTATTTTCATGGAGAATTTGATGATGGCCCCCCATAAAAATTTCAAACATATCATGATGTCATCCAGCATTCAATAAAGTTTTCCATTCCTCCATTTTGGCATTTAGAAGCTTTTCCCGCTCTTTAGCTTCTTGGTCaatcttttttctttgttcaaaACCTTTTACCAGATTTCCAACCAGTATTTTCTGCACATGTGGAACAATATCAGTGCAttctttttctaaaatatcCATCGCTTGTGTTAAGCTTTCGGCATCTACATAGCCGATGTGTGTGAAATGTGATATTTGTTTTAACTCTGGCAACATTGACATGGTTATTATTCCATGGCTGGTATCACTGTCTGGGCTTGTAAGTGCAATGTGTTCTTCGGCTTCGGTGGGGTctacaaagattttattacctataacagCTATGGAGGATGCTGTGATAATATCATACATAGGTACTGCTGCATCTGCTAATGCAAGGCCGGCAGCATTGATAGCATTTGCTAGACAAGCTCCATCATGTTCTAGAATGTATATGAAGACATCAACctgaaacaataacaaaaaaatgatgttaatttgataaaatcaaGTTTTGCTTGACATAATAACTTTGAATTTATCAGTCTATTGATAACAATAtcacaaaattgtttttgaaatatatcCACAGACACTTACTTTTCAATAGATTTTACCTTAAGTACTTACAAAGGTAGGTACTATTGTAACATTTATGGAAAAGGGATTACCCTTTTTAACTTCAAGTATTAATGTAATAAGTGTTACCTGATAGTTGGGGAATAAATGTCTGCAGACAGCAGGTTCCAGGGCCTTCCTGAGGGCAGCAGACATAGCTTTTTCTTCTGTATCAGGTGCATGAGGTCGTCTCCGGCGCGGGCAGGAAAATGGCGCGAATTTCACCTCACAGAATATTTGACCAAGTTGACTGGAAAATATATCAATTACATGGATGATTcttatgtaggtatgttagttaactttatgttaaaattatttatcatctTATGGAATAGTTATCATGCTTAATAGTTAGTGAGGAAAAATTTAAGCTCAAACTTCTGAATCTTAGACAGGATGGTATGAACTCTTCATAATATGTAACTACATGCTTACACTTACCTGAACTCATTTTGATGGGGAATCTCCCGCGGATCAAACACCgcacaaattattttagtgttatttcGCTCTATATAAGCCGAGCCCTTCGCTTGTGTTACCACCTGCGTCGTAGCAACTGGAAGAAATTTGTACTACTTTAGCCATGGTTCACGAATaagagtatttatttaaaccctcacctaatacatacaaaacatacacATGCTACGCGCTTCGGATAAAGCGCGCCCGTCTTTCCGAAGTTCTTTGTCATCCAACAACTCGTTATAAAGTTCATCGTAAGTctttaaataattctttgtgAAGCACTTGTATGATATACTGTCTTCGGGTCCGTTAAATCTCCTGTAATCTTGAGGCATCTTCTTATTTCTTTGATCTCTGTTATGAATTCATTGACCTTATCTTTACAATCACATAACCTCCAATTTCAATTGAACGTCAGAATAAATACAGTCTGcgtttagttataaaaatttgTAGTTTTACCTCTTCATTCACAATGATAATATTggttatttcaatataatatttggtAAAAATGTACGATAGGTACGGTTCAAGAGTAATTCAGTCTGTCggaataaaaaagtgttttatctttttttaataacttgcaGCTACTAAACGCAGCAGATTTCGTTCcgaaataaatatcaacatcggttttacaatgtttttataaaggcgcttctaaacgggccatattttcctgcaatatgtggctgcaacaTAGTGGCCGGACATATTGCGAGCAACTCCAGCCACACTacgcaatattgcagcaatattgcagcaatgtcTCAGACATATAGccacacatttttgatattgcagtgaatggccgatattgttttgataggttgccggacgatcgctgagctaccgattttacggcaatgttgcccggccagttttattgttgtttcagtcgctcacttttgttatgatatagtgcatccttttctacgcgatgtatatttattatcatcatatcGGTATCATTTGATGTGTTCCATTACACTCATACTATTTTCAACTAATCAGATAcctaaatatacttatatttttttcaatgactaaattgattaaaaattaaatttaattaattgaaaagttggaaaatagttttttatccAGCATTAATTCTTGACATTATTTGTCTAATGTTTCACGCCTATTTAAgtaaggtcgaatccactgtctctgctttttcctttttgatttttcttgtaaaacaatataggctgctgcgacgagtgtGATTTCTTCAGCCATTGTTGCCGGTTTGTGTGGCCCGTTTAGGAGTCTGCATcatgctccatactattttcagacatattgcaacacatggctcggccatagattgctcggccatcgttgcaataaaatatttttgtgatggccgagcaataagttgccaatagtgcagccacatattgcaggaaaatatggcccgtttagaagcgccttaaTACAAGGTACATACAGAAAGTTTTGTCTGTTTCATACGGGTATACCTAGGATTGGAGATGTAAAACTTTATCTGAAAGAAATCCTAAATCCTAAATTAAGGCTAGCTAAAAGATGATTTACTgtcatttagtaaaattataaaaaaatttttttttggaaatttttacttatttcagCTTCagataaaagttttacaatattaaacaagGTTGCCTGTTTCTGAACGGAGTGAAAGTGTATGACAAGTGACAACATTGCACTGTCAATGTCAAGTGAGACGGACGTAGGGACTGTCAACTCGCTCAACTTCGATTTTGTTTTACGAAAATGTggattttattgtagtaaaCGTGCACTTATTTCTTATATGTTTGCATCGCTATGAAATAAAGATAACtaggtgttatttttattatctgttttgCGTATCGTCAGTGTATATAGTGAAGaaaaatgtaagtacttttGTCTGACATTCACGGTTCAGGGTGACGTTTCATCGCGTGTTacagaaaatttattaatatgtggAATAACTTTAATCGATTAATAGGTTATTAGTTAAGCAGACCGTTGACCAATTGATCGGACGTCCTGTTAGAATGGTTTATTATGAAGATTGAActataaataacattgtttatttGATCGTCGGTTCTTAGCGTTTGTTACACGTACATCACACGCTGAGtgagttattatttattgttttcgtaTCAGTTACAGACACCAGTCACGCATTGTATTGGTGAATTAGTGATATCATACCGTTCGTTTTGCGGCACTATTAGTGTGTGGACTAATTGCAGTCTATTTTAGCTGAGATAAGACTGAATGTATTGCAATATAATTACTTATCTAATTAATTTGCATAGCTTAACACTTAGCAACTAAGGTCAATAACACCATATGACTTAATTTTCAAATGTAAGGTAGCTTGCAAGTtcaacaatcaaaatattttaatgtaatataaaacaaactaaatcaCAAAGTAGATTCTCTACTATTTGATATTGGCGGGAAAATCGGCAAATTAATGGTATCTTAATCTACATTTCCTTAGTTCATAAGAGTATATAAAATCTGTGATAACTGTGCTTATTTTCAAaaccatatttattatataagtaatgTTTTTGTCATGTTAATACAACTATGCAGTAAGGAAACAATATGATTTGAACACTTAAGTCTATAAAAATACTCTAGAcatgtttagtttttaaactatctacAAATCTATGgtacataactttttttttcattagcCTCAAGTGTGATCACTACAGGCcttattaaattctatattcaAAACATGTCATTAGTTCTTTAAACAGTATGTTGATAATCCTTAACATTTGCTTCTTTCTTTTTGAATACCAATTTGAATATGACCTTGTGAATGTCACAAAATGGTTCAGACAtgcattgaaatatttattatgtatctgTAAATAAAACAGGTTTCTAAAACTTATTGAAGTAAAtacttgaatataaaattttgttcatgCTTGAATAAGTACTTACGTGTACCAAATAAGTAACTgtgaaattatgaatatttcCGTTTGTGTGTCAAAAAAGTATCTTTCAAAGACTCATAATGTCTCCTGAAACAGTCTCTCGATGTAATTGTAAAGGTAAAATCTAATATTAGTTATAGGAAGTAAAATCCATagagtataatttaaaaaaaaaagattttcattcTGGGCAAAGTAacttgataaaacaaaaattttaaatgtttacagAGCTTGTCTgcttaaaaacatataaattgcAAATCATTATtccaattttaatatcaatttcgTTGTTTACCTATCTATTATACAGCATAATCTGGGTTCAGAAATCTGATAATCCAGCCATTCAGAACATAGCTGTGTTATCAGTtgataagataaaatatgaatCATTATCAATTTATGTCTTCCTCTATAAAAGTAGATAGGGTTATGGTGAAAATATATCATGGTgttcatgaaaaataaattattatgtttcataaaCAGGCTTGAGCATGACCAAGTACCCAACCCACACTTAGCTAGGGTAACACACTAAAGACCTAAATTCTCTCTTTTCTAGAACAAggataaaagcattttttaaggtttttgtgATTTACTAGCTTCCATCTGTGGCtttgcaattttaaataaataaaaaagtggtaACAAGTCCTATCCTATGTGTCTATATCTAGGTTATTAACTAAGTTTGTACCTAATttcattttgatgaaatttggtaaaatttcattttgatgaaatttggttcCGTTCAATAATTTTGTCGCGATTGGGTTACGAACATCTGTCCAAATATCCacactttcgaatttataatatttgtatagatttataaaaGACCTAATTTCCTTACATTTCTCTCACACATCGTAGCTTTTGCTTTAAAAATGCTCAATCCGTGTTGTATACCAAATGTGATTTACGTAAACAGCGTGAACAATCCGCACGTTTCGCCGCGGTCTGCGTACGCATCAACATAGTGATTCATACTCTGAAATGTTTACAGGTGGCGAAATAACTTGGTTTCATACGAAATGTCTAATTTTGAGCAATAGACTTAACACTCTGTAATGTCGAAAGTCAATGAAACTAAGaaaatctaacaaaatataacataggTACTTTTCTCTATAAAACTCTGCCAATCACTTTAGTTATAGCAGGTTTgatgatgataaataaaaaccttatacatttaaaaacgaAATCCCCATTCAAATCGTAGTAGTCGTTTTTGAGAATTGCTAACATACATAACATGATATGGATCGAATAGCGTAACGTAAGCATTTGCGTGCATCTATACCTATATTATCACGAATGCACGATTccgtattattttaatgtctaCCGCTAAGTGCTAAACCTATTTGCTTCATTCATTAGTGTAATTGTCAAGATATGAGCGGAAAAATCTATAACATAAGTATTAATTCTTTGTCATCAATACGAGTAGTAAATGtagtaatagccgagtggtctaatTGTGCGTCTCCCGCACAAATCCgtggttcgaacccaaggcaatgagttttcgaagttatgtgtgtactagaaataattatttcttgttctaacggtgaaaggAAAACACCGCGATGTAACCTTACACGCCTGTGACTTCGTCACCACTGTTTTTGAAGAGTTGCCACAATTTTCGTTTAACCAATATAGTAGACTCAAGGCTTAGCTTCCTCATTCCGGGTGGAGGCCCTTGCTCAAGTAGTAggtcagtaatgggttaaatttatttacccccggtttctgagtacatttagcggtagtttatctattcaatagcgtttttttatatgggttttgacactattgaatagataaactaccgctaaatgtacctcagaaaccttattgttttaatttattagttgtaACTtaaaacccgcacttggccagcgtggtggactcaaggcctaacccctccctcattacgggaggagtcccttgcccagcagtgggacattaatgggttattttttttttaccttaaaacaataaataaatgtaacccattattTAGCTACTGTTCCAATCAGTCACAGTTCCAAATGAATTATTCGCTTGTTTTCTGTTTCTCATTTCTGCAGATGCGCATTTTTTCGGATTCGCATTTCTTCAGATTCGCATCTCTTCAATTTCTCATACCTTCTGTATCTCAATTAATCAGAATacagttacaataaaaaaacaaatagatatggtaaaaacaaaacatttaattatcaCAGAGGACGTATCAGTACACCTCTACCTGCGTTTTCAGggaatacaaaacaataacagaaaacataagatattttacaaccgagataataatgttatacacTCAGGAATGGCTATGTCACCTGATACACATTTCTGAATAATTTCTTTTTGCTCCTGATCTTTTTTAGAAGGCTTTGTAGGTTTAGATTGGTTCctttttattctaaaatctTGGaatcttctttctttttttagtaacgaaatgaataaaaataactttggaTGAATACCTATCCTAATTCGAAGGCGGTGATGCCAGCCCTCTAACGAGCTTGTCgtcttatttttttcattatagcAACTCAAAACATTGGATGATATCTTTTTAATCCAttgattatgaaaatattctttgaatGTGTGTACATTTTGAACGTTTGGttcattttcaaatatgtatataaatgcTTCCGGCATAAGCTGTGAAGGTAGCAGAGCTGTCACCATAAGTTTCTTTACGAACTCACGGCCACTTACGTTGCGACTGTACATATATGGTGAAAAGAGATACAGAAGAAATGAGAAATTGAAGAGATGCGAATCTGAAGAAATGCGACTCCGAAAAAATGCGAATCTGCAGAAATGAGAAACAGAAAACAAGCGAATAATTCTTCCAAATCACTGGCATCAATAAAGTAATCGATGCTAAATGTGGAACAAGTAAGCTGATTATCgtatttatttgaatgtaatgataacataatatcacgactggGGAGGAAGTAGGGCTTATCATACAAACATTAAGTAGATTATGTTGCAACTATGTGGCTTAAATGGCAGTCATTTTTCTGTCCGTATTGCAGCCAGTTGTCATATTTCAgctaaaatgtaaatttttatttattatcaactGAAACCTGAATAATTGATATATTGACGAAAATTGCGTGAAATTCCGTTCAGAAATATGAATTTCTCGCCAACATTAAAGACTTagataaattgaaaatgttaacGTTACAATTTCTTTTACTTATTGGGTTATTTGGAAGTTATATAATGCTAAGTTTTAagtattgaatataatatacaaacaaactgTCTTTATGAATAACGATGAGGAAAATCACTACGAAAACCTGTCTACCCATAATTCTTATTATTGCATTACAACTAATTACTAAGTATAAGAAATATTGGCGGTTATTCTCAAAACATTATAGTTATGACTGACGGCTTACGCTTGCGTGTAAATAAACTGACTATTTATCAAACAGAATACTTGCTATTGTTTGGATTTGACATTTCGGCTTTGATTGCAATCCGCAGTAGGAACATTTTTCgtagtttagtataatatttaacagTAAAACCTCCCAGAGGCTGTTCCACTGCTAGACATAGGCCCTATCCCAAAGTAAGAGAGAGAAGTCAGAAAACACACTTAGCAAGATTAGGACTTTACATTTCTTCAAGATGAGGCTTGCATGGGTtccgtaaaatattttccttctcaagaaatttattaatattttaatacacacaaacaacaatacatgtttaaagattttaatttaaatttttccaGGGTGATGATGTTGAAGAGACGCAGCGTGTGCCTGGCGGCGGCGGTGTTCGCGGCCAGCGTGGCGGTCTCCATGGCGCAGGGTCACGCGCCCATACCACCATCGCCTGAAGTGCCCATACCGACGACTACGCAGGTATGTTCACCATCACTTATGACCgctttctgagtacatttagcggtagtttatctaatcaatagcgattaaactcatataaaaaaacgctattatatgcgagaatagataaactgcctcAAAAAGCGGAGGTTAGTTAATGGAAACAAGCTGACTAAATTAAAAAGACGAGATACAAAAGTAGAAGTAGATGACcgatttttctttctttatcgCCACAAGACATATAAAGATTCTCGTATGAAGGAAACTGTCAAGAAAGTAGGTACCTTACAAGAGTACCTTTTGAATGAATATGAGTAAACTGATTTACTAGATTAAGGATCGATTTTTCCATTGCCaggtaacatttttcattaaccTTGCCGGTTTGATAAACTGACAATGCATTATCTGACAAAAAATCAAAATGGTTCGACGAATTCGACCGGAAATAATATGTTTGGCTTGTCCTATCGTATATCTGACCAACGTCAATCGCtaattattattgatgaatGGGCTACTATAATACACAACCATATTTAGACTACACTTTACCGATTTACTATTATGTATTGAGCAAAGAGCCTaacgaaaacaaatatttattttgatacgcAAGTTATTTACgccttaattattattattatacgcatattaaaataactaataccTAATTAGTTAGTAATTTGAATCATagatttataaaacttatagaACTTCGACTTTTAATATAGGTTTAGAAATTTTCAGGGAAAAAATAATAGAAGAATATAATACTTAGCAGTTTTACCAGCgtactttataattttgtatactaCAAACAACTGgtgcgtgcacgtatacgtCACGCGTACGTAACGTGCACGCATtacaaaagtaacaataaaaactaattcgTAAACACCTAACACTTGCTTACATACATATTCGGatgttcggttcggcagtatttttcaaacaacaaaCCCGACTCAAAGCAATCACTGCACTTGTTTGACTCgtgccgatcgggtagttccTTCAGGTCCAATCGACAAAATCTGGTTTAAACATTCAGGCGCGGCGGTGTCGGACGGAATTTTTCCCAAACATTCATCTACAAATATTCGATTTTACCGTCGCTGGGCCAATTAATGAATctcaaatatgtgtgtagcaagcctataTCATTAATTGATAATTAAACGTTAAATTTTGGGTTTATCCACCGccattgtaattaaattaaataggtattttatgaTAAGGAATAAcaattgatattttgttttgtccGTACAGTTATTACGACAGTGAATGAAAACTGATAATTGGAGATCAAGGTCTTATCGCGAAGACCTTGTTATTTAAACTGTTGTTGATGGACAATGACCTTTTTACTAATTGAAACAATGTTGCTGTTACCGAAAATTTCTGTTTAGCACTGAGTTTTTCATCGTCAGATGAAGATTATGACTATTTAGACTTTGCCCATGTTTTTTGATAGCAGGACACCACTAAGTttgtcttacccccggtttctgtggtacatttagcggtagtttatctatacaatagcgttaaaactcatacaaaaaacgctattgaatagataaactaccgctaaatgtactcagaaacctggggttaaagatttttacttgtaatgtaatttgatttcataataattCGGTTTTTAGTAAAGCCATGCTATCCCTCGATGAACCCGGTTTTAATTAGTACGGCAACTTTTTATAATCGTGTAGGTCTTATAATTTAGATTGGACACTGCAAAAAATGgctaaagtattttaatatactaattCGAATCGTTTGACCTTTATTactaagtattaaaaataaatcttgaacAAATAGTAAAAGTAGCGTTGATTGCATTATATGACCTCCGTACGTTCTTTGTCctctaaataacatttattttagaaataatccgtaaaatgtttgttatgataacgttttatttttaatagtttaccGGCATAGAAACAGGACGGCagccagtttaattgaaaccagccatctgtgcaggactttgtttatagtgtccaagtgtctGCACATTATACAGGTACATTCATAGCCCGGTGGGCCGGACTACCGACACGACTAGTGTAGATCAGGCGCAGGTCCGACGGCTTTACATGCTGACCGAGGCATAGATCCACAACAACTTCCTAGCTCCGGACTATTCAATAACCATATCTAGAGCGCGATTCTGTAAAGTCGATACtttcgagtatcaagagtttgacatttaaaacgttctgcaaaaatagtatCTACGTCGGCCACTATAAGCGCTAAGCCGATCgtcatacgaaatttctcgattgctagccggttgttgatagaatatagtggtagagaatcgaggtacagatcgAAAACCGCAGGAGTAATTTTTtgtgcggcagtcgcatacTCCCGATGTTTAGATACACCGATTTTCAGTATCGGAACTACTTTATTATCGATTCTCAAGTGCTTGCAACTATGTAAATCATTGGAATGAGAAGTAACCAATAGGGTTCACCgaagtacattttattaattttgataaggCAGGAAAATATTAGCATCATGTAGCTTGAGACAGCGATAGGTGGAAAAGGGGAAGGGaagcctttgccctgcagtgggacaatatgggatagtaataaataaatcagttttcAAAGGCTAAGTTTTACTGCTTCTAGTAACAAATATAACGTGGAAAATTGCCAGAAACGGTGGTGTAATGAAACATGAAACcatgaaatacaataaatttattttaatgtttatgtacACTTATAGTATACGTGATGCATATTTATTGCGTATTTTATCATAGATTTTAATGCTGACTTGTGATTTATTCTTACAGTTTACAAAGAcctgttattgttttcaatacaATAGGTAATTGCACattgtaatattgtttaatataatatattttatcttatctaAAGATTGCAAAGATTATATCAATAAACAGATTTGCCAGAACTTCCGCTTCTGTCCAGACACCGATGGTATAGACTTATTCTCtctttgtatattataatatttcagatTCACTGATCCATTTTTAACGGGTTTTAATCATATCTCGGCACTCCGAATAAGATGTCAATCAGATATTTTAATCTGGTAACCCTATACATAAGTGTGTTTTGAAGTGCTCCATGCAGATTCGTTATCAGAGGTGACTAACCACATGAGTTAAATACACTTATCTGTGCAACTTAGTATGCTTAGGACACCTGCTAGCgttaactaaattatattatctttaaaataaaagtaccaAAACATGGGTGCATGTGATGTGTTCTTCTTTTCAAAGCCATTCATATCTCGTAGTCATACTCGTAGACATATAAGTGCCAAAAATCCAAAAATCTGCGATTATGGCGACCTTGACAATCAACGTAGTTTTCTCCATTTTTTACTcagtttaaaaaatgaaaa
Proteins encoded in this region:
- the Sf3b5 gene encoding splicing factor 3b subunit 5 encodes the protein MGERYNIHSQLEHLQSKYIGTGHADTTKYEWLTNQHRDSCCSYMGHPDLLSYFAIVENESKARVKFNLMERMLQPCGPPPEKPED
- the LOC142982675 gene encoding exosome complex component MTR3-like isoform X2 produces the protein MPQDYRRFNGPEDSISYKCFTKNYLKTYDELYNELLDDKELRKDGRALSEARSMFATTQVVTQAKGSAYIERNNTKIICAVFDPREIPHQNEFSQLGQIFCEVKFAPFSCPRRRRPHAPDTEEKAMSAALRKALEPAVCRHLFPNYQVDVFIYILEHDGACLANAINAAGLALADAAVPMYDIITASSIAVIGNKIFVDPTEAEEHIALTSPDSDTSHGIITMSMLPELKQISHFTHIGYVDAESLTQAMDILEKECTDIVPHVQKILVGNLVKGFEQRKKIDQEAKEREKLLNAKMEEWKTLLNAG
- the LOC142982675 gene encoding exosome complex component MTR3-like isoform X1; translation: MPQDYRRFNGPEDSISYKCFTKNYLKTYDELYNELLDDKELRKDGRALSEARSMCMFFATTQVVTQAKGSAYIERNNTKIICAVFDPREIPHQNEFSQLGQIFCEVKFAPFSCPRRRRPHAPDTEEKAMSAALRKALEPAVCRHLFPNYQVDVFIYILEHDGACLANAINAAGLALADAAVPMYDIITASSIAVIGNKIFVDPTEAEEHIALTSPDSDTSHGIITMSMLPELKQISHFTHIGYVDAESLTQAMDILEKECTDIVPHVQKILVGNLVKGFEQRKKIDQEAKEREKLLNAKMEEWKTLLNAG